A region from the Triticum urartu cultivar G1812 chromosome 1, Tu2.1, whole genome shotgun sequence genome encodes:
- the LOC125550455 gene encoding PHD finger protein ALFIN-LIKE 1 — translation MDASYRRSGAGGGGGSAPRTVEDIFKDYRARRNAIHRALTHDVEEFYAQCDPEKENLCLYGYANEAWEVALPAEEVPTELPEPALGINFARDGMKRSDWLALVAVHSDSWLVSVAFYYAARLTRNDRKRLFGMMNDLPTVYEVISGMRQSKERDRSGGIDNSGRNKLPSKHTVEAPPPPRTENNARDADEGYDEDDGDHSETLCGTCGGIYSAEEFWIGCDVCERWYHGKCVKITPAKAESIKQYKCPSCSSKRPRQ, via the exons ATGGACGCCTCCTACCGCCGCTcaggtgcgggcggcggcggcggctcagCCCCCCGCACCGTCGAGGACATCTTCAAGGACTACCGCGCCCGCCGCAACGCCATCCACCGCGCCCTCACCCACG ACGTCGAGGAGTTCTACGCGCAGTGCGATCCAG AGAAGGAGAACCTGTGCCTGTACGGGTACGCCAACGAGGCGTGGGAGGTGGCGCTGCCCGCGGAGGAGGTGCCCACCGAGCTGCCGGAGCCGGCGCTCGGGATCAACTTTGCGCGCGACGGGATGAAGCGCAGCGACTGGCTCGCGCTCGTCGCCGTCCACTCCGATTCGTGGCTTGTCTCCGTAGCTTTCTACTATGCCGCGCGGCTCACCCGCAACGACCG GAAGCGTTTATTTGGCATGATGAATGATTTGCCAACCGTGTATGAAGTCATCTCAGGTATGAGACAATCGAAGGAGAGGGACAGATCGGGTGGTATTGACAACAGCGGTAGAAACAAGCTGCCATCAAAG CATACAGTCGAGGCGCCGCCACCACCACGTACAGAAAATAACGCCAGGGATGCCGATGAAGGCTACGATGAAGATGACGGCGACCACAGCGAGACCTTATGCGGAACATGCGGTGGCATATACAGCGCCGAGGAATTCTGGATTGGGTGCGATGTGTGCGAGAGGTGGTACCATGGCAAGTGCGTGAAGATAACTCCGGCGAAGGCGGAGAGCATAAAGCAGTACAAATGCCCAAGCTGCAGCTCCAAGAGACCTAGGCAGTAG